A region of the Ferroacidibacillus organovorans genome:
GCGGGAACGATTTCAAACAAGTCGCCGACGATGCCAAAGTTTGCCACGCGAAAGATTGGTGCGTCAGGATCCTTGTTGATCGCCACGATCACGTCAGAATGCTGCATGCCGACAAGATGCTGCACCGCACCTGAGATGCCCACCGCGATGTAGAGCTTCGGGCGAACCGTCGTCCCCGTTTGCCCCACTTGGTGGTCGTGATCGATCCATCCCGCCTCGACGGCAACGCGTGACGCGCCGACGACACCGCCGAGCGCGTCGGCAAGATCCTTTAGCAGCGCAAAAGGGGCAGGCCCCCCCAGTCCTCGCCCGCCGGCGACAATCACCTCTGCATCTTCAAGGTTGACCCGGCCCATCTCGCGCAAGAAATCGAGCACTTCTGTCGCGATCTCGTCTGGATTCATCTGGGGCGAAATGCGCACAATCTCTCCGCTGCGCGAAGGATCGCGCGGCAGCGCCATGAACACACCGGCGCGCGCCGTCGCCATCTGCGGCTTATACTGCTTGCATAAAATGGTCGCGAGCATCTTCTCAGAGAATGCAGGCCGACTGGCGAGCAGCAAACGGTTTTCATCCACGTCAAGCTGCGTACAATCCGCAGTCAGCCCGGTTGGCAGATGCGTTGCAATGGCGCCGGCCAAATCGCGCCCTGTATACGTCGCACCCATCAAGACAATCTCTGGCTTCGCCTGCTCGATGACGTGAAGACACACCCTGCTGTACGGGCGCGTGCGGTAGTCTTTTAGCTCTTTGGCGTCACAGAGATACACCCGATCGGCGCCACGCTCAATCGCCTCGCGTGCGAGCGGCTCGACTTCATGCCCGATGACCAGGGCCATCAGTGGCGCGTCAAGCTTTTGTGCGAGTCGCTGCGCCTCGCCAAGCAACTGCCACGAGACGTTCTTGGCGGTTCCTGCGCGCTGTTCGACGACAATCAAAATGCCGCGATACGCAGAAAAATCCATGACAGGCTCTTCAATTTTCGGTCGACGCGCCGGTCGCGCAGACGCATCTTTCTTCGTTTCTTGGGTGTTTCCTGTTTCTTCCATTATCGATCTCACCCCGTTTGATCCGTCCGTCACCAGCCCAAGCGCGCCGGCAACTCTGTGTTCCAGAGTTTTTCAACAAGCACCGCCACCGTCTCACGCACGTCTGGCGCCTCGATCATTTCTGTGTTGACCGTGCGCGGTTCAGGAACCCACGTCTTGCTCACGATCGTCGGCGATCCGCGCAAGCCAATCTTTGCGCGATCAATATCGGGAAAGTCATTGGTGGTCCAGACGATCGGTTTGTATTTCGCGGCGCGCAGGACACCTGGGAGACTCGCCCTGCGCGGTTTGTTCAGATTTGTAAGCGCTGTCATCAAAACGGGAAGCTTGGTGCGCACGACCTCGACCCCATCCTCCAAATGGCGATGGACCGTGACCGTGCGCGCGACGGGATCGACGTCAAGCACCTTTTCTACATACGTCAACTGATCGTAGTCAAGCCGGCACGCGACCCCCGGCCCCACCTGCCCGGTATCGCCGTCAAGTGTTTGCTTCCCGCAAAAGACCATATCCACCGGTTCCATCTCTTGCGCCACCTTTTTTATGGTGAGCGCCACCACATACGAAGTGGCCAGCGTATCCGCCCCTGCAAAACCGCGGTCCGAGACGAGCACAGCCTCATCTGCGCCCATCGCAATGCATTGCTTGAGCGCTTTTTCAGCAGACGGCGGGCCCATCGAGACAACCGTCACGCGCGCGCCCATTTCATCTTTTAGGCGCAGCGCCTCTTCGAGTCCGTGCAGGTCGTAGAAATTCACGATCGCAGGCACGCCCTGGCGCACAAGCGTGTTGGTCACTGGGTCAATGCGAATCTCTCGACTATCGGGTACCTGTTTGATGCAAACCACGATGTGCATCGAAACCTACCTCCGCGTTTTCCGTCATATCGCACTGCGCCGTGTCAACGAATCCATTTGGGTACATCTGGCGATTCACGGCGGTACACAAAACGTCCCACCCTCCCTCGATATGTGAAATCGTTCACAATCTATGAGACAGCAGCGTGCGGACGATTCCCACCTTCTCCAGTATATTTCACGATAAATCTGAACGTTCCTTATATAATCAAGCAATCGTCACACCTTCTGCTACCTCGAGGTTACACCTTCCCTACGTTTGAATCAATAGTGTATGCCGATGATTTGCACACTTTTGAACATACCTGCGATCTTCAGATTTCCATTGACGTCTTAAAGCCCATTTTCATCCACACCACGTACAGTTTGGAAGTACAAGAAACGCTTCACGCGATTCCAACCCAAGGGGGATATTTTAATGAAAATTCAACATAAAAAAAGCATCATGGGTGTGACGGCGCTCTTAGCGGCAGCTGGGCTCGTACTGAGCCAGACTGGCGTATTCGCAAAAGTCACCAAACCGCACACGCATCCGCCGACCGCCCTGTCGATCGTCAAAAAAATCACCTACAGTCCGCAACTTTCCGCATTTCTTCATCTCAAGCCACAAATGCTACATCGCGATCTAAAACACCACGAATCCCTTCTAACGATCGCGACAAAGGAAAAACACACAAAGACGCAACTCTTGAGCGAATTGAGTGCCATCGTGCGCGCGGATGTCGCCAAGTCACAAAAAGCGCACCACCTGAGCGCCGCTCAAGCTGCCGACCTCGAGAAAAGCGCGGACGCGATGCTCCCGCACCTGATTGTCAATACGCAACTGGGAGCGCATAAAAATGCCGCACTTTCCGGCGGAATGATC
Encoded here:
- a CDS encoding electron transfer flavoprotein subunit alpha/FixB family protein; this encodes MDFSAYRGILIVVEQRAGTAKNVSWQLLGEAQRLAQKLDAPLMALVIGHEVEPLAREAIERGADRVYLCDAKELKDYRTRPYSRVCLHVIEQAKPEIVLMGATYTGRDLAGAIATHLPTGLTADCTQLDVDENRLLLASRPAFSEKMLATILCKQYKPQMATARAGVFMALPRDPSRSGEIVRISPQMNPDEIATEVLDFLREMGRVNLEDAEVIVAGGRGLGGPAPFALLKDLADALGGVVGASRVAVEAGWIDHDHQVGQTGTTVRPKLYIAVGISGAVQHLVGMQHSDVIVAINKDPDAPIFRVANFGIVGDLFEIVPALTKTVIARRGLPFSQSEKADKAVSGEAV
- a CDS encoding electron transfer flavoprotein subunit beta/FixA family protein, coding for MHIVVCIKQVPDSREIRIDPVTNTLVRQGVPAIVNFYDLHGLEEALRLKDEMGARVTVVSMGPPSAEKALKQCIAMGADEAVLVSDRGFAGADTLATSYVVALTIKKVAQEMEPVDMVFCGKQTLDGDTGQVGPGVACRLDYDQLTYVEKVLDVDPVARTVTVHRHLEDGVEVVRTKLPVLMTALTNLNKPRRASLPGVLRAAKYKPIVWTTNDFPDIDRAKIGLRGSPTIVSKTWVPEPRTVNTEMIEAPDVRETVAVLVEKLWNTELPARLGW